A stretch of DNA from Gasterosteus aculeatus chromosome 7, fGasAcu3.hap1.1, whole genome shotgun sequence:
taaaaatcttttcccccccttcaaatctaaatggacattttttgtCAGATGAGAACCATGAGGACTACTGGTGCAGTGGACTATTTGTACTATTGCCTTCTGATCCTGCAGCTTGTGCATCAGCCCGCTGCCAAGCAAGTGCTCCGGTACCGCTTGGCTGAGGAGGGACCCGCCGACGTGAGAGTGGGGAACGTAGCCGGCGACCTGGGCATCGTAGCCGGGTCCGGCGAGGTGACGTTCACGCTAGAATCCGGCtcagattttttcaaaataGACAACATAACCGGTGAGCTCACCACCAACGAGAGGCGCATAGACCGTGAAAAATTACAGCAGTGCCAAATGATATTTGATGAAAATGAGTGCTTTATAGATTTCGAAGTGTCTGTGATTGGACCAGCTCAAAGCTGGGTCGACCTCTTCGAGGGAAAAGTCATTATACTAGATATAAATGATAACACCCCGTCGTTCCCTTCCCCTGTCCTAACACTATCTGTGGAGGAAAACAGACCCATTGGAACCCTTTATCTGCTGCCcacagccacagacagagatttTGGCAGAAACGGAATAGAGCGATACGAGCTTATCCAGGACAATGGGGAGAACTCGAGGCGCTTGGGCTCTTCGGGGGATTCGTTCTCGGGGAAGAGGAGATTTGACGAAGGCGCAAGCAGGAGCAGCGTCTTTGAACTGCAAGTTGCTGACACTACCGACGGAGAGAAGCAGCCTCAACTCATCATTAAAGGGGCCCTCGACAGGGAACAGAGAGACTCCTATGAGCTCACCCTGCGCGTTAGAGACGGAGGAGATCCCCCTCGCTCCTCCCAAGCCATCCTCAGGGTGATGATCACCGATGTGAATGACAACAGCCCTCGGTTTGAGAAGAGTGTGTATGAAGCGGACCTGCCAGAGAACAGCTCCCCTGGTGCCCCCATACTGCAGCTCAAAGCGGCCGACGCAGACGTGGGGGTAAACGGTCAAATCGAGTACGTGTTTGGGGCAGCCACGGAGTCGGTGAGGCGGCTGCTGAGGCTGGATGAGAGCACGGGGTGGCTAAGTGTGTTGCACCGCATTGACCGTGAAGAAGTGAGCCAACTGAGGTTCACGGTAATGGCCCGTGACAGAGGCCAGCCCCCCAAGATGGACAAGGCCACTGTGGTGTTGAACGTGAAGGACGAGAACGACAACGTTCCTGCCATAGAGATACGAAAAATCGGACGCATTTTCCTAAAAGATGGCATCGCCAACGTGGCTGAGGACGTGGTGGTGGACACACCCATTGCCTTAGTTCAGGTGTCAGACCGTGACCAGGGGGAAAACGGCATTGTGACATGCACGGTGGTAGGGGATGTTCCCTTTCAGCTCAAACCAGCCAGCGAGATGGAAGGTGAgcagaataaaaagaaatatttccTCCACACGTCCGCAACGCTGGACTACGAGGCCACACAGGAATACAATGTGGTCATAGTGGCTGTCGACTCTGGAAGCCCCAGTCTGGCAAGTAATAACTCTCTGATTGTCAAAGTGGGCGACACTAACGACAACCCTCCTATCTTCAGCCAGAATGTAGTGGAGGTGTCGTTTCCAGAAAACAATGCCCCTGGCGAGAGGGTGACAACAGTGAAAGCCATTGACGCAGATAGTGGGAAGAATGCTGAAATAGCCTATTCCCTAGACTCATCAGTA
This window harbors:
- the pcdh7b gene encoding protocadherin-7b isoform X6, with the protein product MDIFCQMRTMRTTGAVDYLYYCLLILQLVHQPAAKQVLRYRLAEEGPADVRVGNVAGDLGIVAGSGEVTFTLESGSDFFKIDNITGELTTNERRIDREKLQQCQMIFDENECFIDFEVSVIGPAQSWVDLFEGKVIILDINDNTPSFPSPVLTLSVEENRPIGTLYLLPTATDRDFGRNGIERYELIQDNGENSRRLGSSGDSFSGKRRFDEGASRSSVFELQVADTTDGEKQPQLIIKGALDREQRDSYELTLRVRDGGDPPRSSQAILRVMITDVNDNSPRFEKSVYEADLPENSSPGAPILQLKAADADVGVNGQIEYVFGAATESVRRLLRLDESTGWLSVLHRIDREEVSQLRFTVMARDRGQPPKMDKATVVLNVKDENDNVPAIEIRKIGRIFLKDGIANVAEDVVVDTPIALVQVSDRDQGENGIVTCTVVGDVPFQLKPASEMEGEQNKKKYFLHTSATLDYEATQEYNVVIVAVDSGSPSLASNNSLIVKVGDTNDNPPIFSQNVVEVSFPENNAPGERVTTVKAIDADSGKNAEIAYSLDSSVNGIFSIDADSGDIRVNIILDREQTERYEFKVIAKDKGINTLQGSATVVVLVADRNDNEPKFMQDVFTFYVKENLEPNSPVGMVTVIDADKGQNAEMSLFIEEEEEIFSIENETGTIFSTLSFDREQKTTYTFRVKAVDGGDPPRSATATVSLLIMDENDNAPTVTFPINSSYTLLPPSSNIRTVVRTVIATDSDTGVHADLNYSIVGGNPFRLFEIDGGTGVISLVAKLEQKHYGLHRLVVQVNDMGQPSQSTTTLVHVYVNETLSNSTVVDAQVAKSLSTSLNTNIAGDPNYDLSKQRLSIVIGVVSGIMTVILIILVVVMARYCRPKNKNGYEAGKKDHEDFFTPQQHDKSKKPKKDRKKQKSKQPLYSSIVTVEASKPNGQRYDGVNEKLSDSPCMGRYRSVNGGPGSPDLARHYKSSSPLPTVQLHPQSPTAGKKHQAVQDLPPANTFVGTGDNISLGSDHCSEYSSQTINKYNKQTLGPCLT
- the pcdh7b gene encoding protocadherin-7b isoform X5: MDIFCQMRTMRTTGAVDYLYYCLLILQLVHQPAAKQVLRYRLAEEGPADVRVGNVAGDLGIVAGSGEVTFTLESGSDFFKIDNITGELTTNERRIDREKLQQCQMIFDENECFIDFEVSVIGPAQSWVDLFEGKVIILDINDNTPSFPSPVLTLSVEENRPIGTLYLLPTATDRDFGRNGIERYELIQDNGENSRRLGSSGDSFSGKRRFDEGASRSSVFELQVADTTDGEKQPQLIIKGALDREQRDSYELTLRVRDGGDPPRSSQAILRVMITDVNDNSPRFEKSVYEADLPENSSPGAPILQLKAADADVGVNGQIEYVFGAATESVRRLLRLDESTGWLSVLHRIDREEVSQLRFTVMARDRGQPPKMDKATVVLNVKDENDNVPAIEIRKIGRIFLKDGIANVAEDVVVDTPIALVQVSDRDQGENGIVTCTVVGDVPFQLKPASEMEGEQNKKKYFLHTSATLDYEATQEYNVVIVAVDSGSPSLASNNSLIVKVGDTNDNPPIFSQNVVEVSFPENNAPGERVTTVKAIDADSGKNAEIAYSLDSSVNGIFSIDADSGDIRVNIILDREQTERYEFKVIAKDKGINTLQGSATVVVLVADRNDNEPKFMQDVFTFYVKENLEPNSPVGMVTVIDADKGQNAEMSLFIEEEEEIFSIENETGTIFSTLSFDREQKTTYTFRVKAVDGGDPPRSATATVSLLIMDENDNAPTVTFPINSSYTLLPPSSNIRTVVRTVIATDSDTGVHADLNYSIVGGNPFRLFEIDGGTGVISLVAKLEQKHYGLHRLVVQVNDMGQPSQSTTTLVHVYVNETLSNSTVVDAQVAKSLSTSLNTNIAGDPNYDLSKQRLSIVIGVVSGIMTVILIILVVVMARYCRPKNKNGYEAGKKDHEDFFTPQQHDKSKKPKKDRKKQKSKQPLYSSIVTVEASKPNGQRYDGVNEKLSDSPCMGRYRSVNGGPGSPDLARHYKSSSPLPTVQLHPQSPTAGKKHQAVQDLPPANTFVGTGDNISLGSDHCSEYSSQTINKYNKQPFRRVTFSVVSQPQDPHQQGSLQSCYDSGLDESETPSSKSSSGPRLGALPLPEDSYERTTPDGSVGEKEH